The following nucleotide sequence is from Aspergillus luchuensis IFO 4308 DNA, chromosome 1, nearly complete sequence.
CCTTCGGCTTCGCACGCCAGCGAAGGTACCAAGGGCAATCGAAGAGATCGCCCATGCGCTCCATGGGAACACCTTTGGTCTCGGGCATCCAAATACCGAGGATAATGATGCCCAGAAAGCAGATGATGGCCCAGAATAGGTACGCACCCCAGACGTTAAGGGAAACGAACATGTTGGGTGTGACCCGAACGACAGCGAATTGGAAGAACCAATGCAAAGTCATGCTGAGAGCGTAGCTCACGTTACGTATGCGAGTGGGGAAGATTTCTGTACCATACAGGTACGGAATGGTGCAGAGACCGATGGACCAGCCAACGGCATAGATAAAGACGGATGCAATGGCGGCATTGGAAGCGTTCTCGTTTTTAGCGGCGCCCGGTTGCAGACCCATGTAAGCGCCCATGTAGATGTGAGCAGCCAGCTGGAGACTAAGTCCGGTCAACGCGCAGCGACGTCGGCCAAGGAGATCAATGAAAACCCAAGTAAACGCCAGTGTGAAGACAACCTTGACAATGCCATATGCACCTGAGGAGATGAGAGATTCGGCGTTTCCAGTGATGCCAGCATACTGGAAGATATTAGAGATGTAATAAGTGATACCGTTTCCTCCGGTCCACTGGGCGATGGTTTGCATGGTCATGAGGAGCCAGAACCGCTGCCGATAATTGGGGTTTAACTGGGACTCCTTGAAAGCTTGCCAGTGACTGACAGACGCCAAGTCTGCTGCCTTGGCGCGCACTTGAGCTTCGATTGTACTAAATTCTTCATCAACCTCGGGATCGGAGATGTCTTTCCCACGGAACCGAGCTAGTACAGCTCGCGCCTCCTCGGGCCGCTGCTTGGACACCAGATAACGAGGTGTCTCAGGTACAATGaaggaagcaaagaaagcCAAGCCCGTAGGGATTAGTGGAATCGACTGGACCAGGCGATATTGTTCCCGGGTAGGGGCCATATGCAGGTCAGCCCCATAGTTGACAAAGAACCCTGTCGGAGACATGTCAGATAACGCCACATGTGAAACTAGCGGTTAACGAGAGCGTTAGCTTACCCACAGTGAGGATGGTGAGCAAAACCACCATATAAACGCTGACTACCAAGCCTCTAGTCCTTGCCGGCGCTATCGTCGATATTAGCACTTTTACAGTCCATGTACATTAATCTCCGAGATTATTTACCGATCTCTGACAGGTACAAGGGCGTAGTCACCGTTAAGGCACCGGCGCCCAAGCCACTCCAAATTCTAGCAAACAGTAATAGACCATAGAtgccggaggagaagacTTGGATGAAAAGGCCCGATCCCCAGACCAAAACAGACAGTTGCCATGTCCGTACTCGACCCAAGCGATCGTTCAGGTCCAGCGAGA
It contains:
- a CDS encoding putative MFS quinate transporter (COG:G;~EggNog:ENOG410PMTW;~InterPro:IPR005828,IPR003663,IPR036259,IPR020846;~PFAM:PF00083,PF07690;~TransMembrane:12 (i16-33o72-90i102-123o129-146i158-180o192-212i285-307o327-348i355-374o386-410i422-443o455-474i);~go_component: GO:0016020 - membrane [Evidence IEA];~go_component: GO:0016021 - integral component of membrane [Evidence IEA];~go_function: GO:0022857 - transmembrane transporter activity [Evidence IEA];~go_process: GO:0055085 - transmembrane transport [Evidence IEA]) — encoded protein: MGWKAIDWSRWTTNPYYALVIFIIACGSIPKGYDEGGYSASVKLESFMVDFNLLSSNWTNDATGLANRKANITSFNVLGAAFGALFSLDLNDRLGRVRTWQLSVLVWGSGLFIQVFSSGIYGLLLFARIWSGLGAGALTVTTPLYLSEIAPARTRGLVVSVYMVVLLTILTVGFFVNYGADLHMAPTREQYRLVQSIPLIPTGLAFFASFIVPETPRYLVSKQRPEEARAVLARFRGKDISDPEVDEEFSTIEAQVRAKAADLASVSHWQAFKESQLNPNYRQRFWLLMTMQTIAQWTGGNGITYYISNIFQYAGITGNAESLISSGAYGIVKVVFTLAFTWVFIDLLGRRRCALTGLSLQLAAHIYMGAYMGLQPGAAKNENASNAAIASVFIYAVGWSIGLCTIPYLYGTEIFPTRIRNVSYALSMTLHWFFQFAVVRVTPNMFVSLNVWGAYLFWAIICFLGIIILGIWMPETKGVPMERMGDLFDCPWYLRWRAKPKDVASSSASTAGEGSVDAKQVDSKSVPL